One Nicotiana tomentosiformis chromosome 4, ASM39032v3, whole genome shotgun sequence genomic window carries:
- the LOC138910452 gene encoding uncharacterized protein, with product MVYFDVILGMGWLSPYHAILDCHAKTVTLAMLGLPRLEWKGTLGHSISKVISYVKARCRVEKGCLAYLAYIRYPSVEVPSLDSVPVVRKFPDLFPADLPGIPPERDIDFCIDLALGTQPISIPLYRMAPPELKELKEQLQDLLDQGFIRPSVSLWGSPVLFV from the coding sequence atggtatattttgatgtcatcttgggtatgggtTGGCTGTCACCTtaccatgctatattggattgtcacgccaaaacggtgaccttagccatgttgGGGTTACCTCgactagagtggaaagggactcttggccattctatcagcaaggttatctcttatgtgaaagctcggTGTAGGGtggagaaggggtgtctagcttatttggcttatattcgctaTCCCAGCGTAGAAGTTCCTTCTTTGGATTCAGTTCCAGTTGTCCGTAAATTTCCAGATCTATTTCCTGCTGATCTGCCGGGGATTCCACCAgaaagagatattgacttctgtattgatttagctctgggcactcagcccatttctattccactatatcgtatggcccctccagagttgaaagaattaaaggagcagttacaagacttgctggatcagggatttattagacctagcgTCTCGCTCTGGGGTTCGCCAGTGTTATTTGTATAG